From a region of the Haloferax volcanii DS2 genome:
- a CDS encoding DUF371 domain-containing protein produces MREVIRARGHEHVRAEHASTFEVTTDDWLTPAGDCIIGVEAERTPADFDPAFVEACQSRDAAIDVHVRVDAGDETHEQAVHARGHPDLTFEGDRSIVFRTSDYVDDRTGAVDAAHAAAGFDRDLVSALADGAELTVTIEVE; encoded by the coding sequence ATGAGAGAGGTCATTCGCGCACGCGGCCACGAACACGTACGCGCCGAACACGCGAGCACCTTCGAGGTGACGACGGACGACTGGCTCACCCCCGCGGGCGACTGTATCATCGGCGTCGAGGCCGAGCGCACGCCCGCCGACTTCGACCCGGCGTTCGTTGAGGCCTGCCAGTCCCGCGACGCGGCTATCGACGTGCACGTCCGCGTGGACGCAGGCGACGAAACCCACGAGCAGGCCGTCCACGCCCGCGGACACCCGGACCTCACGTTCGAGGGCGACCGCAGCATCGTCTTCCGCACGAGCGACTACGTGGACGACCGAACCGGCGCGGTCGACGCAGCTCACGCCGCGGCGGGCTTCGACCGCGACCTCGTCTCGGCGCTCGCCGACGGGGCGGAACTGACCGTCACTATCGAAGTCGAGTAA
- a CDS encoding DUF373 family protein translates to MTTLVLCVDRANDIGRKTGLLTPVVGWEAVRSLVTDVGLSDPEDSSVNCLLAALRTTRELRDEREDAEIAVISGTSDSAVGADRAVARQLDDLAEQFDVESAVVVIDSAEDERLVPVVESRFRVDAVDRVVVRQAHDIESTYYLLKQFLGDEELRSTVLVPLGVGLLLVPLLLVQFSPEVAMAGLAALMGAVLLYKGLAIDEFLSDARDQIRDALYSGQVSVVTYAVAAGLAIVGLFLGALAIRSPGVGGGEEVLVPSLLFVYHSAPWMALAALTASAGRLLDELIGSERVSTSYMNLPFGVVAIGLVVRGFAGFLLERQGELANLELLGRLALTPVQRLAMFIVAGVVVSVVGVRVSASVSDETLEDVVDTPRENES, encoded by the coding sequence GTGACAACGCTCGTCCTCTGTGTCGACCGGGCGAACGACATCGGCCGCAAGACCGGGCTCTTGACGCCCGTCGTCGGCTGGGAAGCGGTCCGATCGCTCGTCACCGACGTGGGCCTCTCTGACCCCGAGGATTCGAGCGTCAACTGCCTTCTCGCGGCGCTGCGGACGACCCGCGAACTCAGAGACGAGCGCGAGGACGCCGAAATCGCGGTCATCTCGGGGACGAGCGACAGCGCCGTCGGAGCCGACCGCGCCGTCGCGCGACAGCTCGACGACCTCGCCGAGCAGTTCGACGTCGAGTCCGCCGTCGTCGTCATCGACAGCGCGGAAGACGAGCGGCTCGTCCCGGTCGTCGAAAGCAGGTTCCGGGTCGACGCGGTCGACCGCGTGGTCGTCCGGCAGGCCCACGACATCGAGTCGACGTACTACCTGCTCAAGCAGTTCCTCGGCGACGAGGAGCTTCGCTCGACGGTACTCGTCCCGCTCGGCGTCGGCCTGCTTCTCGTCCCGTTGCTGCTCGTCCAGTTCAGCCCCGAGGTCGCCATGGCCGGGCTCGCCGCCCTGATGGGCGCGGTGCTGCTCTACAAGGGACTGGCCATCGACGAGTTCCTCTCGGACGCCCGGGACCAGATTCGCGACGCCCTCTACTCCGGGCAGGTGTCGGTCGTCACCTACGCGGTCGCGGCCGGACTGGCCATCGTCGGGCTGTTCCTCGGCGCGCTCGCCATTCGTTCCCCCGGCGTCGGCGGGGGAGAAGAGGTGCTCGTCCCGTCGCTCCTGTTCGTCTACCACAGCGCGCCGTGGATGGCGCTCGCCGCGCTGACCGCGAGTGCGGGCCGCCTCTTGGACGAACTCATCGGGAGCGAGCGCGTCTCCACGTCGTACATGAACCTCCCGTTCGGCGTCGTCGCCATCGGGCTCGTCGTCCGCGGGTTCGCCGGGTTCCTCCTCGAACGACAGGGCGAGCTAGCGAACCTCGAACTGCTCGGGCGACTCGCGCTCACGCCGGTCCAGCGGCTGGCGATGTTCATCGTCGCCGGCGTCGTCGTGAGCGTCGTGGGCGTCCGCGTCTCCGCGAGCGTCTCGGACGAGACCCTGGAGGACGTCGTCGACACGCCCAGAGAAAACGAGAGCTGA
- a CDS encoding beta-CASP ribonuclease aCPSF1 — translation MSSVDKQLENLKAEITNELPRDISVSDVKYEGPELVVYTRDPKKFAQNGDLIRKLASKLRKRITVRPDPDVLSDPREAEPKILSVIPEEAGVTDLDFHIDTGEVVIEAEKPGMVIGRHGSTLREITQKVGWTPEVVRTPPIESSTVSNVRNFLKQEREDRRRILERTGRQIHREQLSDDEWVRITTLGCCREVGRASFIVSTPETRILVDCGDKPGSDDVPYLQVPEALGSGANSLDAVVLTHAHLDHSALIPLLFKYGYDGPIYTTEPTRDLMGLLTLDYLDVASKEGRTPPYESEMVREAIKHTIPLEYGDVTDIAPDVKLTFHNAGHILGSAVSHFHIGDGLYNVAFSGDIHYEDTRLFNGAVNDFPRVETLVLESTYGGRNDYQTDQQDSEERLIEVINETYDRGGKVVIPAFAVGRSQEIMLVLEEAMRSGKIPEMPVHLDGMIWEATAIHTTYPEYLRDDLRDRIFHEDENPFLAEEFNHIDGGEEERQDVADGDQAIILSTSGMVTGGPIMSWLRHVGPDPKSRLVFVGYQAQGTLGRRIQNGWDEIPVNGRDSMGRSDTLKLKMDVETVDGFSGHADRQGLENFVKTMNPRPEKVLCVHGDERSVQDLSSALYHDYNMRTFAPKNLETFRFK, via the coding sequence ATGAGCTCCGTAGATAAACAACTCGAGAATCTGAAGGCAGAGATTACGAACGAACTCCCCCGCGACATCTCGGTTTCCGACGTCAAGTACGAGGGTCCCGAACTCGTCGTCTACACGCGCGACCCGAAGAAGTTCGCTCAGAACGGCGACCTCATCCGGAAACTCGCGAGTAAGCTCCGAAAGCGAATCACGGTTCGCCCGGACCCGGACGTGCTGTCCGACCCCCGCGAGGCCGAACCCAAAATTCTGAGCGTCATCCCCGAGGAGGCCGGCGTCACCGACCTCGACTTCCACATCGACACCGGCGAAGTCGTCATCGAGGCCGAGAAACCGGGCATGGTCATCGGCCGCCACGGCTCGACGCTCCGCGAAATCACGCAGAAAGTCGGCTGGACGCCCGAAGTCGTCCGCACTCCCCCCATCGAATCCTCGACGGTTTCGAACGTCCGCAACTTCCTGAAGCAGGAACGCGAGGACCGCCGGCGCATCCTCGAACGCACCGGCCGGCAGATTCACCGCGAGCAGCTCTCGGACGACGAGTGGGTCCGCATCACGACCCTCGGCTGCTGCCGCGAGGTCGGCCGCGCGTCTTTCATCGTCTCGACGCCAGAGACCCGAATCCTCGTCGACTGCGGCGACAAGCCCGGCTCCGACGACGTGCCGTATCTGCAGGTCCCCGAGGCGCTCGGGTCGGGCGCGAACTCGCTCGACGCGGTCGTCCTCACCCACGCTCACCTCGACCACTCGGCGCTCATCCCGCTTCTGTTCAAGTACGGCTACGACGGCCCCATCTACACGACCGAGCCGACCCGCGACCTCATGGGCCTGCTCACGCTCGACTACCTCGACGTCGCCTCGAAGGAGGGACGCACCCCGCCGTACGAGTCCGAGATGGTTCGCGAGGCCATCAAGCACACCATCCCGCTTGAGTACGGCGACGTGACCGACATCGCGCCCGACGTGAAGCTCACGTTCCACAACGCGGGTCACATCCTCGGCTCCGCCGTCTCGCACTTCCACATCGGTGACGGCCTCTACAACGTCGCGTTCTCCGGCGACATCCACTACGAGGACACCCGCCTGTTCAACGGCGCGGTCAACGACTTCCCGCGCGTGGAGACGCTCGTCCTCGAATCGACCTACGGCGGCCGCAACGACTACCAGACCGACCAGCAGGACTCCGAGGAGCGCCTCATCGAGGTCATCAACGAGACGTACGACCGCGGCGGCAAGGTCGTCATCCCGGCGTTCGCCGTCGGTCGCTCACAGGAGATTATGCTCGTCCTCGAAGAGGCGATGCGCTCCGGCAAGATTCCGGAGATGCCCGTCCACCTCGACGGGATGATCTGGGAGGCGACGGCCATCCACACGACCTACCCCGAGTACCTCCGCGACGACCTCCGCGACCGCATCTTCCACGAGGACGAAAACCCGTTCCTCGCCGAGGAGTTCAACCACATCGACGGCGGCGAAGAGGAGCGACAGGACGTCGCCGACGGCGACCAGGCCATCATCCTCTCGACCTCCGGGATGGTCACCGGCGGCCCCATCATGTCGTGGCTCCGCCACGTCGGTCCCGACCCGAAGTCCCGGCTGGTCTTCGTCGGCTACCAGGCGCAGGGGACGCTCGGCCGCCGCATCCAGAACGGCTGGGACGAGATTCCGGTCAACGGCCGCGACAGCATGGGCCGGTCGGACACGCTGAAGCTCAAGATGGACGTGGAGACGGTCGACGGCTTCTCCGGTCACGCCGACCGGCAGGGCCTCGAAAACTTCGTCAAGACGATGAACCCGCGCCCGGAGAAGGTGCTGTGCGTCCACGGTGACGAGCGCTCCGTACAGGACCTCTCGTCGGCGCTCTACCACGACTACAACATGCGGACGTTCGCGCCGAAGAACCTCGAAACGTTCCGCTTCAAGTAA
- the sppA gene encoding signal peptide peptidase SppA, protein MTDSFTRVYRLAIVVVLAVVGAAVGWILFYRVPDTLADLAGLLLFIGTVVAALRVGGRLAASAFPDYDVAEVAVEGPISRDGGGGPVPGRGGGTPADDIVEQVDAAADDDSVDALLVKLNTPGGEVLPSDDIRRAVADFDGPTVAYATDTCASGGYWIASGCDELWSHDVSVVGSIGVIGSSVNASELADKVGLSYERFAAGKYKDAGMALKEPTEDEREYLQGLIDDYYDDFVERVAEGRDMDPQVVRDTEARVYLGEEAHELGLVDSLGSRDDVEDRLAERLGRDEVSVREFTPEVGLTDRLRGGVEGAAYAFGAGLASSVDPDDGFSFRF, encoded by the coding sequence GTGACCGACAGCTTCACGCGCGTCTACCGGCTGGCTATCGTGGTCGTTCTCGCCGTCGTCGGGGCGGCGGTCGGCTGGATTCTGTTCTACCGCGTCCCCGACACGCTCGCGGACCTCGCGGGACTCCTCCTGTTCATCGGGACGGTCGTCGCGGCGCTCCGCGTCGGCGGCAGGCTCGCCGCCTCGGCGTTCCCCGACTACGACGTGGCCGAAGTCGCCGTCGAAGGGCCGATTTCCCGCGACGGCGGCGGCGGTCCGGTTCCGGGTCGCGGCGGCGGGACGCCCGCCGACGACATCGTCGAGCAGGTCGACGCCGCGGCCGACGACGACAGCGTCGACGCGCTGCTGGTCAAACTGAACACGCCCGGCGGCGAGGTGTTGCCGAGCGACGATATCCGCCGGGCCGTTGCCGACTTCGACGGGCCGACGGTCGCCTACGCCACGGACACCTGCGCCTCGGGCGGCTACTGGATTGCCAGCGGCTGCGACGAACTGTGGTCCCACGACGTGAGCGTCGTCGGCTCCATCGGCGTCATCGGCTCGTCGGTCAACGCCTCGGAGCTGGCCGACAAGGTCGGGCTCTCCTACGAGCGGTTCGCCGCGGGGAAGTACAAGGACGCCGGGATGGCCCTGAAAGAGCCGACCGAGGACGAACGCGAGTACCTCCAGGGGCTCATCGACGACTACTACGACGACTTCGTCGAGCGCGTGGCCGAGGGCCGCGACATGGACCCGCAGGTCGTCCGCGACACCGAAGCCCGCGTCTACCTCGGTGAGGAGGCCCACGAACTCGGCTTGGTCGACTCGCTGGGGAGCCGCGACGACGTGGAAGACCGACTCGCCGAACGCCTCGGCCGCGACGAGGTGTCGGTGCGGGAGTTCACCCCTGAGGTCGGCCTCACCGACCGGCTCCGCGGCGGCGTCGAAGGGGCGGCGTACGCCTTCGGCGCGGGACTCGCCTCGTCGGTCGACCCCGACGACGGCTTCTCGTTTCGGTTCTGA
- a CDS encoding type IV pilin N-terminal domain-containing protein, which translates to MSILNRNPDGSRIPVIVAIVIVGIIFVIVGAVVLAAVLGTFALSTGEQAGSTPSVSFQFGVSDGTATIAHAGGDSFSAGEMLVVAGDSEQSWASLSGADGTVAEGDSISFDVASGETVELVYVGGDGRELVGRFSA; encoded by the coding sequence ATGAGTATTCTCAATCGAAACCCTGACGGGAGTCGCATCCCCGTTATTGTCGCTATCGTCATCGTTGGAATTATCTTCGTCATCGTTGGCGCGGTGGTACTCGCGGCGGTGTTGGGAACCTTCGCACTCAGCACGGGCGAACAGGCGGGTTCCACCCCGTCCGTGTCATTTCAGTTCGGCGTCAGCGACGGAACGGCGACGATAGCACACGCTGGCGGTGACTCGTTTTCGGCCGGAGAGATGCTTGTGGTCGCCGGCGACTCCGAACAGTCGTGGGCGTCGCTGTCGGGAGCAGACGGAACCGTAGCAGAGGGCGATTCGATTTCGTTCGACGTTGCGAGCGGCGAGACCGTCGAACTCGTCTACGTGGGTGGGGACGGACGCGAACTCGTCGGTCGGTTTAGCGCGTAG
- a CDS encoding aldo/keto reductase, which translates to MPMLGLGTWQNTNADECRNAVQTALEMGYRHIDTAQAYGNEAEVGEGIAAADVDRDEVFLATKVWADELSHDDVIESTEASLEKLGVDYVDLLYVHWPSREYDAEETLAAFDELVERGLTERVGISNFEPEQVREAVELSESGVFANQIEMHPLFQQEELREVCAEEDIESVAYSPLARGEVFDVDVLSDIAEKHDASEAQVSLAWLREKGVTAIPKATGEVHIRDNWESLALELDDEDVAAIDAIDIEDRRVDPDFAPW; encoded by the coding sequence ATGCCGATGCTCGGGCTCGGAACGTGGCAGAACACGAACGCCGACGAGTGTCGCAACGCGGTGCAGACGGCGCTGGAGATGGGCTACCGGCACATCGACACCGCCCAAGCGTACGGGAACGAGGCGGAGGTCGGTGAGGGCATCGCCGCCGCCGACGTCGACCGCGACGAGGTGTTCCTCGCGACGAAGGTGTGGGCCGACGAACTGTCCCACGACGACGTCATCGAGAGCACCGAAGCGAGCCTCGAAAAGCTCGGCGTCGACTACGTCGACCTCCTGTACGTCCACTGGCCGTCCCGCGAGTACGACGCCGAAGAGACGCTCGCGGCCTTCGACGAACTCGTCGAGCGAGGGCTGACCGAGCGCGTCGGCATCTCCAACTTCGAGCCCGAACAGGTCCGCGAGGCCGTCGAACTGTCCGAGTCCGGCGTCTTCGCCAACCAAATCGAGATGCATCCGCTCTTCCAGCAGGAGGAACTCCGCGAGGTCTGCGCCGAGGAGGACATCGAAAGCGTCGCGTACTCGCCGCTCGCCCGCGGGGAGGTCTTCGACGTCGACGTGCTGTCCGACATCGCGGAGAAACACGACGCGAGCGAGGCGCAGGTGTCTCTGGCGTGGCTCCGCGAGAAGGGCGTCACCGCGATTCCGAAAGCGACGGGCGAGGTCCACATCCGCGACAACTGGGAGTCGCTCGCGCTCGAACTCGACGACGAGGACGTGGCCGCCATCGACGCCATCGACATCGAAGACCGCCGCGTCGACCCCGACTTCGCGCCCTGGTAA
- a CDS encoding 2-oxoacid:ferredoxin oxidoreductase subunit beta — translation MSSNVRFTDFKSDKQPTWCPGCGDFGTMNGIMKALANSGTDPDNTFMVAGIGCSGKIGTYMHSYAIHGVHGRSLPVAAGVKLANPDLTVVAAGGDGDGYSIGAGHFIHAVRRNVDMAYTVMDNRIYGLTKGQASPTSREDFETSTTPEGPQQPPVNPLALSLAAGGTFIAQSFATDHKRHAEIVQEAIEHDGFGFVNVFSPCVTFNDVDTYDYFRDNLVDLADTDHDPTDYDAAKEKILDSSKEYEGIIYKDESSVSYEEKFGVDQDMSDIPSGAPDDAMDLVREFY, via the coding sequence ATGAGCTCAAACGTCCGCTTCACCGACTTCAAGTCAGACAAACAACCGACCTGGTGTCCCGGCTGTGGGGACTTCGGGACGATGAACGGCATCATGAAAGCCCTCGCCAACTCCGGCACCGACCCCGACAACACGTTCATGGTCGCCGGTATCGGCTGTTCCGGGAAAATCGGGACGTACATGCACTCGTACGCCATCCACGGCGTCCACGGGCGCTCGCTCCCGGTCGCCGCCGGCGTCAAGTTGGCGAACCCCGACCTGACCGTCGTCGCCGCCGGCGGCGACGGTGACGGCTACTCCATCGGCGCGGGCCACTTCATCCACGCCGTCCGCCGCAACGTGGACATGGCCTACACCGTCATGGACAACCGCATCTACGGTCTCACGAAGGGACAGGCCTCGCCGACCTCGCGCGAGGACTTCGAGACTTCGACGACCCCCGAAGGGCCCCAGCAGCCCCCGGTCAACCCGCTCGCGCTGTCGCTGGCCGCCGGCGGCACGTTCATCGCGCAGTCGTTCGCGACGGACCACAAGCGCCACGCGGAAATCGTCCAGGAGGCCATCGAACACGACGGCTTCGGCTTCGTGAACGTGTTCAGTCCCTGTGTCACGTTCAACGACGTGGACACCTACGACTACTTCCGCGACAACCTCGTCGACCTCGCGGACACCGACCACGACCCGACCGACTACGACGCGGCCAAAGAGAAGATTCTCGACTCGTCGAAGGAGTACGAGGGCATCATCTACAAGGACGAAAGCTCCGTCTCCTACGAGGAGAAGTTCGGCGTCGACCAGGATATGTCGGACATCCCGTCGGGCGCGCCCGACGACGCGATGGACCTCGTCCGCGAGTTCTACTAA
- a CDS encoding DUF7332 family protein produces MHAATRTSLMLAVILTVATAPVAAATGPTSPCFPGEGHQFDIGGEGADIDLVVFLSMFENLGGEGGFGMEAGGSVGNDSIVQLRAGVAFDGVGPAAAFLSDPFSRFSVVYDYSMNLPMFAVSGIESSYEDDGSPVGGLDAKSC; encoded by the coding sequence ATGCACGCCGCGACTCGCACGTCTCTGATGCTCGCCGTGATTCTCACTGTCGCGACCGCCCCGGTCGCCGCCGCGACCGGGCCGACCTCGCCGTGTTTCCCCGGCGAGGGCCACCAGTTCGACATCGGCGGCGAGGGTGCGGACATCGACCTCGTGGTCTTCCTCTCGATGTTCGAGAACCTCGGCGGCGAGGGCGGCTTCGGGATGGAAGCCGGCGGCTCCGTCGGCAACGACTCCATCGTCCAACTCCGGGCGGGGGTTGCCTTCGACGGCGTCGGTCCCGCCGCGGCGTTCCTCTCTGACCCCTTCTCGCGGTTCAGCGTCGTCTACGACTACTCGATGAACCTCCCGATGTTCGCCGTCTCGGGCATCGAATCGAGCTACGAGGACGACGGCTCGCCGGTGGGCGGACTCGACGCGAAATCCTGTTAG
- a CDS encoding coiled-coil protein — MVTKQEVLSEFDVQELDEARNIDLPDEKLESGSKGELIKLAGQLRDRRNELNQMASERASKRDDLNAKTREKVDEAQKHREKRDEMNSQVQEHKQSRNELNAKANELFDEVDEMKSDLELDDGKDIDELKEEIEQLEFRQQTEVLSTEDERELIEKIENKREELRQRKDKVEESGDLEELIEEAEEVRSEASQHHQKVTELADDAQEHHNQMIEAYREADDIRDKADEMHELFVEAQEAADRHHEDFVRVQKRLRELDKKEERQRKDSRAEEREAAKAEAEEIYQKFKEGETLETEDLMKLQKSGLL, encoded by the coding sequence ATGGTAACGAAGCAGGAAGTACTTAGCGAGTTCGACGTGCAGGAACTCGACGAGGCACGAAACATCGATCTCCCAGACGAAAAGCTCGAGAGCGGCTCGAAAGGCGAACTCATCAAACTCGCCGGTCAACTCCGTGACCGCCGCAATGAACTAAACCAGATGGCTTCCGAGCGCGCGTCCAAGCGCGACGACCTCAACGCGAAGACTCGCGAGAAGGTCGACGAAGCCCAGAAGCACCGCGAGAAGCGCGACGAGATGAACTCGCAGGTGCAGGAACACAAGCAGAGTCGCAACGAGCTCAACGCGAAGGCCAACGAGCTCTTCGACGAGGTCGACGAGATGAAAAGCGACCTCGAGCTCGACGACGGCAAGGACATCGACGAGCTCAAAGAGGAGATCGAGCAACTCGAGTTCCGCCAGCAGACCGAAGTCCTCTCGACCGAAGACGAGCGCGAGCTCATCGAGAAAATCGAGAACAAGCGCGAAGAGCTTCGCCAGAGAAAGGACAAGGTCGAAGAGAGCGGTGACCTCGAAGAACTCATCGAAGAGGCAGAAGAGGTCCGCTCCGAGGCGTCCCAGCACCACCAGAAGGTGACCGAGCTGGCCGACGACGCCCAGGAACACCACAACCAGATGATCGAGGCCTACCGCGAGGCCGACGACATCCGCGACAAGGCCGACGAGATGCACGAGCTCTTCGTCGAAGCCCAGGAAGCGGCCGACCGTCACCACGAGGACTTCGTCCGCGTCCAGAAGCGCCTCCGCGAGCTGGACAAGAAGGAAGAGCGCCAGCGCAAGGACTCCCGCGCCGAGGAGCGCGAGGCCGCCAAGGCCGAGGCCGAGGAAATCTACCAGAAGTTCAAGGAAGGCGAGACCCTCGAGACCGAGGACCTGATGAAGCTCCAGAAGTCCGGGCTGCTCTAA
- a CDS encoding methylglyoxal synthase gives MRLALIAHDEKKPDLISFAEERQDDLERFELMATGTTGQRLIDATGLDIERKQSGPLGGDMQIGAEIASETCDGVIFLRDPLTAQPHEPDITALLRICDVHQTPLATNLASADAVLDELIRQLDGEE, from the coding sequence ATGCGTCTCGCACTTATTGCGCACGACGAGAAGAAGCCGGACCTCATCTCCTTCGCCGAGGAGCGGCAGGACGACCTCGAACGCTTCGAACTCATGGCGACGGGCACGACCGGCCAGCGACTCATCGACGCCACGGGGCTCGACATCGAGCGCAAGCAGTCCGGGCCGCTCGGCGGCGACATGCAAATCGGCGCGGAGATCGCGAGCGAGACCTGCGACGGCGTCATCTTCCTCCGCGACCCGCTGACCGCCCAGCCCCACGAACCGGACATCACCGCCCTGCTCCGCATCTGCGACGTCCACCAGACGCCGCTTGCGACCAACCTCGCCAGCGCCGACGCCGTCCTCGACGAACTCATCCGACAGCTCGACGGCGAGGAGTAG
- a CDS encoding DUF7333 family protein: protein MEFDLPKTVALLVALVVVGTAALVGMGAMATSTVLMMVTPSMLVFGALCLAIGVKHGEYRASN from the coding sequence ATGGAGTTCGACCTCCCCAAGACAGTCGCGTTGCTCGTCGCGCTCGTCGTCGTCGGAACCGCGGCCCTCGTCGGGATGGGCGCGATGGCGACGAGTACGGTCCTGATGATGGTGACGCCGTCGATGCTCGTCTTCGGGGCTCTCTGTCTCGCCATCGGCGTCAAACACGGCGAGTACCGGGCGTCGAACTAA
- a CDS encoding endonuclease III domain-containing protein: protein MPDEPAENISGGASGGGRETAFDPADPETATRAEVVVDRLGERYWRKAYGGQGGFECLVRTILSQNTSDKASQPAHDELMAQYDGGDLAESLAAADREGIVEAIRSGGLYNQKSKLIQGVAEEVLADFGSEADFDRYVREEAPATVRDRLLEMKGVGPKTADCVLLFAGGRGGVFPVDTHVHRIARRIGLAPADADHEGVRAALERDIPDEKCGFGHTAMIQFGREFCKARKPACLDGPEACPMTDVCDMVGVDAAAQSVTDPAAADD from the coding sequence ATGCCCGACGAACCCGCAGAGAACATCAGCGGCGGCGCGAGCGGCGGCGGCCGAGAGACGGCGTTCGACCCCGCCGACCCCGAGACCGCGACGCGCGCCGAGGTCGTCGTCGACCGCCTCGGCGAGCGCTACTGGCGGAAGGCCTACGGCGGGCAGGGCGGCTTCGAGTGTCTCGTCCGAACCATCCTGAGTCAGAACACGAGCGACAAGGCGAGCCAGCCCGCCCACGACGAACTCATGGCGCAGTACGACGGCGGCGACCTCGCCGAGTCGCTGGCGGCGGCCGACCGCGAGGGCATCGTTGAGGCCATCCGCTCCGGCGGCCTCTACAACCAGAAATCGAAGCTCATCCAGGGCGTCGCGGAGGAGGTGCTGGCCGACTTCGGGAGCGAGGCCGACTTCGACCGCTACGTCCGCGAGGAAGCGCCCGCGACGGTCCGCGACCGCCTCCTGGAGATGAAAGGCGTCGGCCCGAAGACCGCCGACTGCGTCCTCCTCTTTGCGGGCGGGCGCGGCGGCGTCTTCCCCGTCGACACCCACGTCCACCGCATCGCCCGCAGGATTGGGCTCGCGCCCGCCGACGCCGACCACGAAGGCGTTCGGGCGGCGCTCGAACGCGACATCCCCGACGAGAAGTGCGGCTTCGGCCACACCGCGATGATTCAGTTCGGCCGCGAGTTCTGCAAAGCCCGCAAACCCGCGTGTCTCGACGGCCCCGAGGCGTGCCCGATGACCGACGTGTGTGACATGGTCGGCGTCGACGCGGCGGCGCAGTCCGTCACCGACCCCGCGGCCGCGGACGACTGA